One window of the Diachasmimorpha longicaudata isolate KC_UGA_2023 chromosome 9, iyDiaLong2, whole genome shotgun sequence genome contains the following:
- the LOC135165753 gene encoding LOW QUALITY PROTEIN: sulfotransferase 4A1-like (The sequence of the model RefSeq protein was modified relative to this genomic sequence to represent the inferred CDS: substituted 3 bases at 3 genomic stop codons) has translation MSIAVTTVNALYDALSLRFTNQRYLLLLFDAAISLDFCTCPSRTQMSWSTGETMVLGILVVGSLIMSGDLGRIIYVVRNPKKIAVSXYHLNRVMKPQGXTGAFDEFCDXFEDKLLRSAYWEHLKETWALRHHPNLLFMFYEEMQQDLIECFQKVSKFLG, from the exons ATGTCAATCGCAGTGACGACAGTTAATGCACTGTATGATGCATTGTCATTAAGATTTACTAATCA GCGAtatttgttgttgttgtttgaTGCTGCAATCTCACTCGACTTCTGCACGTGCCCATCGAGGACTCAGATGTCCTGGTCGACGGGAGAGACCATGGTACTGGGTATTCTAGTGGTGGGGAGCCTGATAATGAGTGGGGATTTAGGTAGA ATCATCTACGTGGTCAGGAACCCCAAGAAGATTGCAGTCTCCTGATACCACTTGAATCGAGTGATGAAGCCTCAAGGGTAGACCGGAGCCTTCGACGAATTCTGCGATTAGTTCGAGGACAAGTTGCTGAGAAG TGCTTACTGGGAGCACCTGAAGGAGACATGGGCCCTCCGCCACCACCCGAATCTCCTCTTCATGTTCTACGAGGAGATGCAGCAGGATCTGATCGAATGCTTCCAGAAAGTCTCaaaatttttgggataa
- the LOC135165854 gene encoding GTPase Era, mitochondrial, producing the protein MLVTLCRRVLRVDRSLLRFCSVNAEHVVTNPSGSEGHPDDDFIVDQSFEIGRLRREEDKCLRIAILGLPNAGKSTLVNQLVGRQICAMSGKAHTTRSKTNVIYSEGDTQLIFMDTPGLVTTRDFKKFKLEPSFKSDIDKSLERADIVGVVQDAAHPFKRHKIDVRVIEALKRTRPGVTSILILNKVDRVKPKKELLKLVDLLTGENNWPNFSDIFMISALQNDGVDDLRAYLLDSAKSRDWDFSTNQITDAPTEKIVERTVKAKFMDALPDELPYTLNIQTEHLGVLPDNSMTAIVNVHCPSDRISKLVLGPGGSRVKKVSLAAEQELSNAFRTTVRLKIAVIFSEQKS; encoded by the exons ATGCTAGTGACACTGTGCAGAAGGGTCCTGAGGGTGGACAGGTCACTCTTGAGGTTCTGTTCTGTCAATGCAGAGCACGTAGTGACGAATCCCAGCGGCTCAGAGGGGCACCCGGATGACGATTTCATCGTCGATCAGTCCTTCGAGATCGGACGACTCCGCAGGGAGGAGGATAAATGCTTGAGGATTGCTATTTTGGGGCTTCCAAACGCCGGGAAGAGCACCCTGGTGAATCAACTTGTTGGGAGAcag ATATGTGCAATGTCAGGAAAAGCTCACACCACGAGATCGAAGACGAACGTCATCTACTCGGAGGGCGACACCCAGTTGATCTTCATGGACACCCCCGGGCTCGTAACCACCCGCGACTTCAAGAAGTTCAAGCTCGAGCCGAGCTTCAAATCTGACATCGATAAGTCCCTCGAAAGAGCGGATATCGTGGGAGTCGTCCAGGACGCAGCGCATCCCTTCAAGAGACACAAGATTGACGTGAGGGTGATCGAGGCGCTCAAACGTACGAGGCCTGGGGTCACTTCTATTCTCATCCTCAACAAGGTCGACAGGGTCAAGCCCAAAAAGGAGCTCCTCAAGCTCGTGGACCTCCTCACGGGCGAGAACAACTGGCCCAATTTCTCCGACATCTTCATGATTTCTGCTCTGCAGAACGACGGAGTCGATGATCTGAGG GCGTACCTCCTGGATTCAGCTAAAAGCAGAGACTGGGACTTCAGTACCAATCAGATAACAGACGCACCAACAGAAAAAATAGTGGAGAGAACTGTAAAAGCCAAATTCATGGATGCCTTGCCTGACGAGCTCCCCTACACCCTGAACATCCAGACAGAACACTTGGGAGTTCTTCCCGATAACAGCATGACAGCTATCGTAAACGTACACTGTCCCTCGGACAGGATTTCCAAACTGGTGTTGGGGCCCGGCGGTTCACGAGTGAAGAAGGTATCATTGGCTGCTGAGCAGGAGCTCAGTAACGCCTTCAGAACGACTGTCAGATTAAAAATAGCTGTCATTTTTTCTGAACAAAAGTCATAG